The Colletotrichum higginsianum IMI 349063 chromosome 2, whole genome shotgun sequence genome has a segment encoding these proteins:
- a CDS encoding 5-aminolevulinate synthase has translation MEAALRQSKAMCPFLKSASPAKLRALSTSARPHAIQAAPQTAVSPCGGTMSKLQLLAHRCPVMGKALTVQSAQYGHGRPASKVGNSSVAGIRALSTNSKPGRANIHTSRSNDARAVDTPFVNGRDGAQIPPTMPAARQNAAPGVGMSNSDASKAKFNYEAYYSAELEKKHKDKSYRYFNNINRLAKEFPRAHMAEKGEKVTVWCANDYLGMGRNQKVLKTMHETLDEYGAGAGGTRNISGHNKHAVELEGTIAKLHAKDAALVFSSCYVANDATLATLGSKMPECVILSDSLNHASMIQGIRHSGTKKIVFKHNDVADLEAKLASLPLHVPKIIAFESVYSMCGSIGPIEAICDLAEKYGAITFLDEVHAVGMYGPHGAGVAEHLDFEAHQQGRPKGSIMDRIDIITGTLGKAYGCVGGYIAGSAKFIDMIRSLAPGFIFTTSLPPATMAGAKAAIEYQMEYDGDRRLQQLHTRAVKEALNDRDIPVIPNPSHIIPILVGNAELAKQASDMLLQDYQIYVQSINYPTVPVGQERLRVTPTPGHKKEYRDQLVEALDEIWTKLGIKRTSEWAAEGGFIGVGEADAALEEPLWTDNQLGIEQAAKEIKAAGKISNGFVEALLEREAKTAGQAVSSAI, from the exons GCGTCAATCCAAGGCCATGTGCCCCTTCTTGAagtcggcctcgcccgccaAGCTCCGCGCGCTGTCCACCTCGGCTCGTCCTCATGCCATTCAGGCGGCGCCCCAGACGGCTGTCTCTCCTTGCGGTGGCACCATGTCCAAGTTGCAGCTGCTCGCCCATCGCTGCCCCGTCATGGGCAAGGCTCTGACTGTGCAGTCGGCCCAGtacggccacggccgcccGGCTTCCAAGGTTGGAAACTCGTCTGTCGCCGGCATTCGCGCGCTGAGCACCAACTCCAAGCCCGGCCGCGCCAACATCCACACGAGCCGCAGCAACGATGCTCGGGCTGTTGATACCCCCTTCGTCAACGGACGGGATGGTG CCCAAATCCCTCCTACTATGCCGGCCGCTCGCCAGAACGCCGCTCCCGGCGTGGGCATGAGCAATTCCGACGCTTCCAAGGCCAAGTTCAACTACGAGGCCTACTACTCAGCGGAGCTGGAGAAAAAGCACAAGGACAAGTCGTACCGCTacttcaacaacatcaaccgTCTTGCCAAGGAATTCCCCCGCGCTCACATGGCTgagaagggagagaaggTCACTGTCTGGTGCGCCAACGACTACCTCGGAATGGGCCGCAATCAGAAAGTTCTGAAGACGATGCACGAGACCCTGGACGAGTatggcgctggcgctggcggtACGAGGAATATTTCTGGCCACAACAAGCATGCCGTTGAGTTGGAGGGAACCATTGCCAAACTCCAcgccaaggacgccgccctcgtcttcAGCTCCTGCTACGTTGCAAACGACGCCACTCTGGCAACACTTGGTAGCAAGATGCCCGAGTGCGTGATTCTGTCTGACAGCCTGAACCATGCGTCCATGATCCAGGGCATCCGTCACTCTGGTACGAAGAAGATTGTGTTCAAGCACAACGATGTTGCGGATCTCGAGGCGAAGCTGGCGTCACTGCCCCTCCATGTCCCCAAGATCATTGCCTTCGAGTCGGTGTACAGCATGTGTGGCTCCATTGGCCCCATCGAGGCCATTTGCGACTTGGCGGAGAAGTACGGCGCAATCACCTTCCTTGACGAAGTCCATGCTGTCGGCATGTACGGCCCGCACGGCGCCGGTGTCGCGGAGCATCTGGATTTTGAAGCGCACCAACAGGGCCGCCCGAAGGGCAGCATCATGGATCGCATCGACATCATCACCGGCACCCTTGGCAAGGCTTACGGATGTGTTGGCGGCTACATTGCCGGCAGTGCCAAGTTCATTGACATGATCCGCTCCCTCGCCCCCGGCTTCATCTTCACCACTTCTCTGCCGCCTGCGACCATGGCTGGCGCAAAGGCGGCCATCGAGTACCAGATGGAGTACGACGGTGACCGTCGTCTTCAGCAGCTCCACACTCGCGCGGTGAAGGAGGCCCTGAACGACCGCGACATCCCCGTCATCCCCAACCCTTCCCACATCATCCCCATCCTGGTTGGCAATGCCGAGCTTGCCAAGCAGGCGTCTGACATGTTGCTCCAGGATTACCAGATCTACGTGCAGTCCATCAACTACCCCACTGTCCCCGTCGGGCAGGAGAGACTGCGGGTCACGCCTACCCCCGGTCATAAGAAGGAGTACCGCGACCAGCTtgtcgaggccctcgacgagatctGGACTAAACTCGGCATCAAGCGCACCTCGGAGTGGGCTGCTGAGGGCGgcttcatcggcgtcggAGAGGCTGACGCCGCTCTCGAGGAGCCCCTGTGGACCGACAACCAGCTTGGCATTGAACAGGCTGCGAAGGAGATCAAAGCCGCGGGCAAAATCAGCAATGGCTTCGTCGAGGCTCTGCTGGAGCGTGAGGCCAAGACGGCTGGCCAGGCCGTGAGCTCTGCTATCTGA
- a CDS encoding tRNA processing endoribonuclease, whose translation MQPDFEQRSKGPRACTTCAKAKARCISGPEGSNKCERCHRLRKPCGSQTPAPPRPKRDPRPTKVSELEKRLDELTTQLSTTQGSAGVSASAGAAVANGTVVGSANSPLPPSNSIKPASARIPINCDHLFPPAEVLMGDATGAGASDTSPAPSASTADDHHTVSSHGVSQPDIPGESPWPLNNEQNILLQTFVDDLQPLYPFVVVPPNMGPAQLAAERPYLWKGIQMTARHLDATKQVTLGNELLQDIVQAAFTKPRRNLDVLQGLQLLIAWFHYNINSYQLTNLLFLARSMCVSLGFKENPIQFKERGKGGACSISVQNSDADSKTKVQTKEQISARLELMRAFAGCYYLNTLVFTTNKRPDAFMNATHLESCCRQIEEVAEYPSDVLLVQLFKIQHLAQTISLTLGAESTSFQSLQLPLTMVVQSFQQQLDIFKTSIPDHLKNNLGLLTHVGIAEVLLYEIGIPESQGPASFISLTERLELLWGCCSAAKTFLDLRFPRNNSRSVQPRFTCLSSSDFLYVFIVSLKLMTLEVPGWDLPLVRKHLDLAGVVESQVEHLDVFVAHRSGRFRVATGGGGAAAATNTSTGTGAGAGTSPAASPTDVPGPNVVDPFLRLTEMLRYFKELLKGELSGFRSQPVIQEPIQLPANLSDGTQAMIRDLDANFWSSVLGEGDAETWDFGPMLPTMDWTAT comes from the exons ATGCAACCGGACTTTGAGCAAAGAAGCAAGGGGCCTCGGGCCTGTACCACCTGCGCCAAGGCGAAGGCGAGATGTATCTCGGGGCCAGAAGGGAGTAACAAGTGTGAGCG ATGCCACCGGCTCCGGAAGCCCTGCGGCTCCCAGACCcctgcgccgccgaggccgaaaaGGGACCCCAGGCCGACAAAGGTGtcggagctcgagaagaggTTGGACGAGTTGACGACGCAGCTGAGCACGACCCAAGGTAGCGCTGGTGTCAGTGCCAGTGCtggtgccgccgtcgccaacggcaccgtcgtAGGCAGCGCCAACtccccgctgccgccgagcaacagcatcaagccggcgtcggcgaggatccCGATCAACTGCGATCACCTTTTCCCTCCCGCGGAGGTGCTCATGGGCGACGCAACCGGGGCCGGGGCGTCCGacacgtcgccggcgccgagcgcgtcgacggcggacgACCACCACACCGTCAGCAGCCACGGCGTGAGCCAGCCCGACATCCCCGGCGAGTCGCCGTGGCCGCTGAACAACGAGCAAAACATCTTGTTGCAGACTTTCGTGGATGATCTGCAGCCGCTGTACCCGTTCGTGGTGGTGCCGCCCAACATGGGCCCGGCGCAGCTGGCTGCCGAGAGGCCGTACCTGTGGAAGGGGATCCAGATGACGGCGCGCCACCTGGACGCGACGAAGCAGGTGACGCTGGGGaacgagctgctgcaggacATCGTGCAGGCGGCGTTTACGAAGCCCAGGAGGAATCTGGATGTGCTCCAGGGGCTCCAGCTTCTGATTGCATG gttCCACTACAACATCAACAGTTATCAGCTTACGAACCTTCTGTTTCTGGCGAGGTCCATGTGCGTCAGCCTGGGCTTCAAGGAGAACCCGATCCAGTTCAAGGAGCGGGGGAAAGGGGGCGCCTGCAGCATCAGTGTACAGAACTCCGATGCAGATTCCAAGACGAAGGTGCAGACCAAGGAACAGATCTCGGCGCGGCTCGAACTGATGAGGGCATTTGCCGGTTGTTACTACCTCAACACGCT TGTTTTCACGACGAACAAGCGGCCGGACGCTTTCATGAACGCCACGCACCTCGAGTCGTGCTGCCGCCAGATCGAAGAGGTCGCCGAGTACCCGAGCGACGTGCTCCTGGTGCAGCTGTTCAAGATCCAGCACCTCGCGCAGACCATCTCCCTGACGCTTGGGGCCGAGAGCACGAGCTTCCAGTCACTGCAGCTGCCGCTGACCATGGTCGTCCAGTCgttccagcagcagctcgacatCTTCAAGACGTCGATCCCGGACCACCTTAAGAACAACC TCGGTCTCCTCACCcacgtcggcatcgccgaggtcctcctCTACGAGATTGGCATCCCCGAGAGCCAGGGTCCCGCATCCTTCATCTCGCTGACGGAACGCCTCGAGCTGCTCTGGGGTTGCTGTAGCGCCGCCAAGACGTTCCTCGACCTGCGCTTCCCGCGCAACAACAGCAGGAGCGTCCAGCCGCGCTTCACGTGCCTCAGCTCGTCCGACTTCCTCTACGTCTTCATCGTGTCCCTGAAGCTCATGACGCTCGAGGTGCCCGGCTGGGACCTGCCGCTGGTCCGGAAGCACCTGGACCTCGCAGGGGTGGTGGAGAGCCAGGTCGAGCATCTGGATGTCTTTGTGGCGCACAGGAGCGGGCGTTTCAGGGtcgccaccggcggcggcggcgccgccgccgctacAAATACATCGACAGGGActggggctggggctggAACATCaccggccgcctcgccgacggacGTACCCGGCCCGAACGTTGTCGACCCGTTCCTGCGGCTAACGGAGATGCTGCGGTACTTCAAGGAACTACTCAAGGGCGAGCTGAGCGGGTTCCGGTCGCAGCCCGTCATCCAGGAGCCGATTCAGCTGCCGGCGAACCTGTCGGACGGCACGCAGGCCATGATCCGGGACCTGGACGCCAACTTCTGGAGCAGCGTCCTGGGCGAGGGGGACGCCGAGACGTGGGACTTCGGGCCCATGCTTCCCACCATGGACTGGACTGCCACTTGA
- a CDS encoding Hydroxyethylthiazole kinase — MPQPTVDYSLYLVTDSTPAILGDRDLADVVAAAVRGGVTVVQYRDKTSDTGALVANARRLHAITRAAGVPLLINDRVDVALAVGCEGVHIGQDDMELTAARKILGPDAIIGVTASTIEEALKACEDGADYLGIGTVFATSTKENTKHIIGTAGLRAILSGLASAGHLPRVKTVCIGGIKPSNIQRVLYQSAPESPAPPLDGVALVSAIVAAPDPESESRSLLELVRTSTSYRHIVSSSSSSSASAIAAGTSLRDVAEILARVPAVIKAVASASPLSHNMTNLVVQNFAANVALAVGASPIMANYGEEAPDLARLGGSLVVNMGTVTPDGIANYLQALSAYNAAGRPVVFDPVGAGATSVRKAAVKTILAGGYLDLIKGNEGEVSTVYGQAALEQQKGVDSSSTLSHAQKATLVRDLARRERNVVLLTGVTDYVSDGDRTFAVDNGHELLGQITGTGCVLGTTVSAMLAAWEDDRLLAVLAGLLHFEIAAERAAVRGDVQGPGTFVPAFIDELARIRRLTVEGDLQWLSGAKVKAINVE, encoded by the exons ATGCCTCAGCCCACGGTGGACTACTCCCTCTACCTGGTCACGGACTCGACCCCCGCGATCCTCGGCGACCGCGACCTCGctgacgtcgtcgccgccgccgtccggggCGGCGTCACCGTCGTGCAGTACCGCGACAAGACGAGCGACAcgggcgccctcgtcgccaacgcccgCAGGCTGCACGCCATcacccgcgccgccggcgtcccgcTGCTCATCAACGAccgcgtcgacgtcgccctggccgtcggCTGCGAGGGCGTGCACATCGGCCAGGATGACATGG AACTCACTGCGGCGAGGAAGATCCTCGGGCCggacgccatcatcggcgtcaCGGCCAGCACCATCGAAGAGGCCCTCAAGGCGtgcgaggacggcgccgactaCCTAGGCATCGGCACCGTCTTTGCGACGTCCAC CAAGGAAAACACAAAGCACATCATCGGCACCGCGGGCCTCCGCGCAATTCTCTCCGGgctcgcctcggccggccaCCTCCCACGCGTCAAAACCGTCtgcatcggcggcatcaagCCCTCCAACATCCAGCGCGTCCTCTACCAGTCCGCCCCCGAGTCACCGGCGCCTCCcctcgatggcgtcgccctcgtcagcgccatcgtcgccgcccccgacCCGGAATCCGAGTCCCGCAGCCTGCTGGAGCTCGTCAGAACTAGCACCTCGTACCGACACATCgtctcttcgtcgtcgtcatcgtctgcttccgccatcgccgccggcacctcTCTACGGGACGTCGCTGAGATCCTCGCCCGCGTCCCCGCCGTGATCAAGGCCGTcgcctccgcctcgcccCTCTCCCACAACATGAccaacctcgtcgtccaaaacttcgccgccaacgtcgccctcgccgtcggcgcgtCCCCGATCATGGCCAACTACGGCGAAGAGGCTcccgacctcgcccgcctcggcggcagcctcgtCGTGAACATGGGTACCGTCACGCCCGACGGCATCGCAAACTACCTCCAAGCACTGTCCGCCtacaacgccgccggccgccccGTTGTCTTCGAccccgtcggcgccggcgccaccTCCGTCCGGAAGGCGGCCGTCAAGaccatcctcgccggcggctaCCTGGACCTAATCAAGGGcaacgagggcgaggtcTCGACAGTCTACGGGCAGGCGGCGCTGGAGCAGCAAAAGGGCGTCGACTCGAGCTCGACACTGTCGCACGCGCAAAAGGCGACGCTCGTTAGGGATCTTGccaggagggagaggaacGTGGTGCTCCTGACGGGCGTGACGGACTATGTGTCCGACGGTGATCGGACGTTTGCCGTCGACAACGGCCACGAGCTGCTGGGCCAGATCACCGGAACAGGTTGCGTACTAGGGACGACGGTGTCGGCCATGTTGGCGGCCTGGGAGGACGACCGGCTGCTCGCTGTCCTGGCGGGTCTGTTGCATTtcgagatcgccgccgagcgggCTGCCGTCAGGGGTGACGTGCAGGGCCCAGGGACGTTTGTGCCGGCTTtcatcgacgagctggcgAGGATACGGAGGTTGACCGTTGAAGGGGATCTGCAGTGGCTGTCAGGGGCCAAGGTGAAGGCCATTAATGTCGAGTAA
- a CDS encoding Isochorismatase encodes MPTAPTLRIPFQYAAQLIRPRPHRLLLRPRFLTTATMSDTAARRLQRPVIFVCDLQDKFRNAIFEFDKVVKTTSKLLRAAETLKIPVYTTTQNRARLGDTVSELAPFLKESDLVRAPVDKTKFSMWVPEIATQFDGKGAHEFLVVGIESHICVTQTALDLLAAGHKVYVLADGVSSCNREEVPIALARLRHEGVTVTTSESVIYEMMGDAARPEFKSIVGLVKDTGKDTKEVLQALAPKI; translated from the exons ATGCCCACTGCGCCAACACTTCGGATCCCCTTCCAGTACGCCGCCCAATTGATCCGGCCACGACCGCACCGGCTTCTACTCCGACCCCGCTTCCTCACAACGGCGACCATGTCCGACACCGCAGCTCGCCGCCTGCAAAGGCCCGTCATCTT CGTTTGCGACCTCCAGGACAAGTTCCGCAATGCTATTTTCGAGTTCGACAAGGTAGTCAAGACGACTTCCAAgctcctccgcgccgccgaaaCTCTGAAAATCCCTGTCTACACAACGACGCAGAACCGcgcgcgcctcggcgacACCGTCTCGGAGCTGGCTCCGTTCCTAAAGGAATCGGATCTCGTCCGCGCCCCCGTCGACAAGACCAAGTTCAGCATGTGGGTGCCCGAGATCGCGACGCAGTTCGACGGCAAGGGCGCTCACGAGTTCCTGGTCGTGGGAATCGAGTCGCACATTTGCGTGACGCAGACGGCGCTGGACTTGCTGGCCGCGGGACACAAGGTATATGTGCTCGCGGACGGCGTGAGCAGCTGCAACCGCGAGGAGGTGCCGATCGCGCTGGCGCGGCTGCGGCACGAGGGCGTTACAGTTACGACAAGCGAGAGTGTGATTTACGAGATGATGGGGGACGCGGCGAGGCCCGAGTTCAAAAGCATTGTCGGGTTGGTCAAGGATACGGGAAAGGATACCAAAGAGGTTTTGCAGGCTCTGGCGCCCAAGATCTAA
- a CDS encoding Ubiquitin carboxyl-terminal hydrolase 19: MDHRFPITRDDLFNIQMDLKQIQLVQSTQGERLARLERRQEQDASLKSVWQQHPFPGVLAGTPQQGSVCVLDTGRNHPLLTLHAPGPTHISPNDMFDDFDEQGQHLLSSLHLGPAEEEPTRRGAASRANSVRFDESALRGADWSSQSNRHSGEFGPPRPSSGLMMERSLSHKSDGRHSSAGHSVHSFHSVASGRASSLGLDTNFMVSSHEDDSPLDMPEPPPGLFFLGSVPTIIRCWLTTNFCHDTVLYADLCTGSQKSVVDYSVIKDLGLLDEIQRDVDSTYKIRLSVYLVEATVSERSSRPSSPGHQMPSLLTTFEVSGMDQPEGAEPRRGIQIFIGSDTLRAHQADILLSQNRMCLYGSEREKLSVPFVRPEDEGAFKHISTINFIPEKPRLNANAAPFVSGDPRPQASTTHDTLDHSVSSVQPEDAESQGPLSPMDPHSVPNKSIGASNLSESGGESERPGRDHTSGSESGVRELSTAYNTSASTDGSRRESAGGIWGSWRQGTSANGSENGQRDANGPLSGYQPAGRASRNMKVLKPLKSGSSSSSARTGAAYEPPPVPRTSGEHRRKSQVSVAAESTPPATTVRWEPKRTVSSVSSTADTKAQRETKSAGPPLPRSANPIGGASAFSWMNPAGKAKPTATAE, encoded by the coding sequence ATGGATCATCGGTTCCCAATTACCCGCGACGATCTCTTCAATATCCAGATGGATTTGAAGCAAATCCAACTGGTTCAGAGTACCCAGGGCGAGAGACTTGCAAGACTCGAAAGACGCCAGGAACAAGATGCGAGCCTCAAGTCGGTGTGGCAGCAGCATCCGTTTCCTGGCGTCCTAGCCGGAACGCCCCAGCAAGGTAGTGTTTGTGTCCTGGATACCGGTCGAAACCACCCATTACTGACGTTGCATGCACCAGGGCCGACCCATATATCACCCAACGACATGTTTGATGATTTTGACGAGCAAGGCCAGCATTTGCTGAGCTCCCTTCACCTCGGTCCGGCTGAAGAAGAACCTACCCGCCGGGGTGCGGCGTCTCGAGCCAACAGCGTGCGATTTGATGAGAGTGCTTTAAGGGGAGCGGATTGGTCTAGTCAAAGCAACCGCCACTCTGGCGAATTTGGACCCCCGCGCCCGAGCAGCGGCCTGATGATGGAGAGGTCCTTGTCACACAAATCGGACGGACGCCATAGTTCAGCGGGCCATTCTGTCCATTCCTTTCATTCCGTGGCATCTGGCCGAGCCAGCAGCCTGGGTCTGGATACCAACTTCATGGTTAGCAGCCACGAGGATGACTCTCCTCTTGACATGCCcgagccgccgccaggaCTGTTCTTTCTGGGATCCGTCCCAACCATCATTCGATGCTGGCTTACGACCAACTTTTGCCATGACACGGTTCTGTACGCCGACTTGTGCACGGGATCACAAAAGTCCGTGGTGGACTACTCTGTCATCAAGGACCTTGGCTTACTGGACGAGATTCAGCGCGATGTGGACAGCACGTATAAGATCCGACTTTCTGTGTACTTGGTCGAAGCGACCGTTTCCGAACGAAGCAGCCGGCCTTCGAGTCCAGGACACCAGATGCCTAGCCTGCTGACTACCTTTGAGGTGTCCGGCATGGACCAGCCCGAAGGAGCCGAGCCGAGAAGGGGCATCCAGATCTTTATCGGCAGCGACACCCTCAGGGCCCACCAGGCCGATATTCTCTTGTCACAGAACCGCATGTGTCTCTATGGAAGCGAGCGCGAAAAGCTATCAGTGCCGTTCGTGCGTCCAGAGGACGAAGGTGCCTTTAAGCACATCAGCACAATCAACTTCATCCCGGAGAAGCCTCGGCTTAACGCCAACGCCGCGCCATTCGTGTCTGGGGATCCGCGACCAcaggcctcgacgacgcacGATACATTGGACCACAGCGTCTCAAGCGTGCAGCCTGAAGATGCCGAGTCGCAGGGTCCCTTGTCTCCCATGGATCCTCACTCTGTACCCAACAAGTCGATTGGAGCAAGCAACCTGTCTGAAAGTGGCggggagagtgagagacCAGGCAGAGATCACACCAGCGGGTCTGAGTCAGGGGTGAGAGAGCTTTCGACTGCGTACAACACCTCAGCCAGCACAGACGGCAGCCGACGTGAGTCCGCTGGTGGCATATGGGGCTCGTGGCGTCAGGGCACTTCGGCGAACGGCAGCGAGAACGGACAGCGGGATGCCAATGGCCCATTGAGCGGCTACCAGCCTGCGGGCCGCGCAAGTCGGAACATGAAGGTGTTGAAGCCCCTGAAATCGGgttcatcatcctcgtctgCCCGAACCGGTGCCGCTTACGAGCCGCCACCAGTGCCTAGGACCAGCGGCGAACATCGCCGAAAGAGTCAAGTCAGTGTAGCGGCGGAGAGCACACCCCCCGCAACAACAGTCCGTTGGGAGCCCAAGCGGACAGTCAGCAGCGTCAGTAGCACAGCGGATACCAAGGCCCAGCGCGAGACGAAGAGCGCGGGCCCGCCTCTGCCGCGGTCAGCGAACCCCATTGGAGGTGCATCCGCATTCTCGTGGATGAACCCGGCTGGCAAAGCAAAGCCTACAGCAACGGCCGAGTAG